Proteins from a single region of Pseudarthrobacter sp. NIBRBAC000502772:
- a CDS encoding M14 family zinc carboxypeptidase has protein sequence MNKALATIRTAAVSGALVLAALAAPAPLAHAVGEGPNYDGNGQITTSKLATYDELVSFLKDQDTRQPAMELEVIGQTVKGRDIHLVKYISDPAKPTILYLTQQHGNEQLTTEGAMAFVKHLGTGKSGDILDGVNILIVPMLNADGAMGDVNFPLDDYLAKGDRHMTRYNAEEVDLNRDHVAKIQPETQALHTNVMRKYNIDYMIDLHHQGTRSERDGKLVSGSILYPTTPNADPAVVEMSKQLGAVVFNNVDSTGWGHLGKYVGGSAETISRNGIAVEYGIATLLFEMRGMSDHYLDGYALGLRSNGYLIQQTVTTLTATAAAIADGSIADADTSFWDSLDTQTSRPGEEADDE, from the coding sequence GTGAACAAAGCCCTGGCAACTATAAGGACCGCGGCCGTATCCGGAGCCCTGGTTCTGGCGGCACTCGCCGCGCCGGCACCGTTGGCCCATGCCGTGGGCGAAGGCCCCAACTATGACGGCAATGGCCAGATCACCACCTCGAAACTGGCAACCTATGACGAGTTGGTCTCCTTCCTGAAGGATCAGGACACCCGCCAGCCAGCCATGGAACTGGAGGTGATCGGCCAGACTGTCAAGGGCCGGGACATCCACCTGGTGAAGTACATTTCGGACCCGGCCAAGCCCACCATCCTGTACCTGACCCAGCAGCACGGAAATGAGCAGCTGACCACCGAGGGTGCCATGGCATTCGTGAAACACCTGGGGACCGGGAAATCGGGGGACATCCTGGACGGAGTGAACATCCTCATCGTTCCCATGCTCAACGCCGACGGCGCGATGGGAGATGTGAACTTCCCGCTGGATGACTACCTGGCCAAGGGCGACCGCCACATGACGCGGTACAACGCCGAGGAGGTGGACCTGAACCGCGACCACGTCGCCAAAATCCAGCCCGAAACCCAGGCGCTCCACACCAACGTTATGCGCAAGTACAACATTGACTACATGATCGACCTGCACCACCAGGGCACCCGGAGTGAACGCGACGGAAAGCTGGTCTCCGGGTCCATCCTGTACCCCACCACGCCCAATGCCGATCCGGCTGTTGTGGAAATGTCCAAGCAGTTGGGCGCCGTGGTCTTCAACAACGTCGACTCCACCGGCTGGGGCCACCTGGGCAAGTACGTGGGCGGCAGCGCCGAGACCATCAGCCGCAACGGCATCGCAGTGGAGTACGGGATTGCCACCCTGCTCTTCGAAATGCGTGGCATGTCGGATCACTATCTGGACGGCTACGCCCTCGGGCTCCGCAGCAACGGTTACCTGATCCAGCAGACAGTGACCACGCTGACGGCCACTGCGGCGGCCATCGCTGACGGTTCGATTGCCGACGCCGATACGTCGTTCTGGGACAGCCTGGACACCCAGACGTCCCGTCCCGGCGAGGAAGCTGACGACGAGTAG
- a CDS encoding ABC transporter ATP-binding protein: protein MSISTKAPAQLQARGLSAGYDRKIVSRELSLAIPDGRFTVIVGPNACGKSTLLKTLARLIKPHAGEVVLDGRSISAIPAKELARTLGLLPQSSISPDGITVAELVARGRFPHQKLLRQWSKEDEAAVTEAMAMTGVTALSATLVDELSGGQRQRVWVAMVLAQETPLLLLDEPTTFLDIAHQIELLELFRELNRTRGYTLVAVLHDLNHASRYADNIVAMKDGRVVAEGAPADVITEKLVEEVFGLPCRVIEDPVSLTPLVIPLGRPAHAEMAG, encoded by the coding sequence GTGAGCATCTCCACCAAGGCTCCCGCGCAACTGCAGGCCCGCGGGCTCAGTGCAGGGTACGACCGGAAAATCGTCAGCAGGGAACTTTCCCTCGCCATCCCCGACGGCCGCTTCACCGTCATCGTGGGACCGAATGCCTGCGGCAAGTCGACGCTGCTGAAAACCCTGGCCCGCCTGATCAAGCCGCACGCCGGCGAGGTGGTCCTCGACGGCCGCTCCATCTCCGCCATCCCCGCCAAGGAACTGGCCCGCACGTTGGGCCTGCTGCCGCAGTCGTCCATTTCCCCCGACGGCATCACCGTGGCCGAGCTGGTGGCCCGCGGCCGCTTTCCGCACCAGAAGCTGCTGCGCCAGTGGAGCAAGGAGGATGAGGCGGCCGTAACGGAAGCCATGGCCATGACCGGCGTGACCGCGCTGTCCGCCACGCTGGTGGACGAGTTGTCCGGCGGGCAGCGGCAGCGCGTCTGGGTTGCCATGGTGCTGGCCCAGGAAACCCCGCTGCTCCTGCTGGATGAACCCACAACGTTCCTGGACATCGCCCACCAGATCGAGCTCCTCGAACTTTTCCGCGAACTGAACCGCACCCGTGGCTATACCTTGGTGGCGGTACTCCACGACCTCAACCACGCCAGCCGTTACGCGGACAACATCGTGGCCATGAAGGACGGGCGGGTAGTGGCCGAGGGCGCGCCGGCCGACGTCATTACCGAGAAACTGGTGGAGGAAGTCTTCGGGCTGCCCTGCCGCGTCATCGAAGACCCCGTCTCGCTCACCCCGCTGGTCATCCCGCTGGGCCGGCCAGCACATGCCGAAATGGCCGGGTAG
- a CDS encoding uracil-DNA glycosylase, translating to MTALAPESLREQLLSRRYEPNVAAVNELCDSLQSVKPHTEVPYVDPMHDVDECRIISLYSNIGEADPSGFITAGDEEAATRMLGIQWKLGLRPEFVMPWNVHPWHTPGEVNGKFTPDQISAGLKPLLKFLAVVPRASVIVAHGTEANRLANLLLKTEVPLLWRRGLKTYKVRSLSGRAFAGTPARQEQYLEEMRVVYTDAMARTGLAKV from the coding sequence ATGACAGCCCTGGCCCCAGAATCCCTCCGTGAACAGCTCCTGAGCCGCCGCTACGAGCCCAACGTTGCCGCCGTGAACGAGCTGTGCGATTCCCTGCAGAGCGTCAAGCCCCACACCGAAGTCCCGTACGTCGACCCCATGCACGACGTGGACGAGTGCCGCATCATCAGCCTCTACTCCAACATCGGTGAGGCTGACCCGTCCGGTTTCATCACCGCCGGCGACGAAGAAGCCGCCACCCGCATGCTCGGCATCCAGTGGAAGCTGGGCCTGCGCCCCGAGTTCGTGATGCCCTGGAACGTACACCCGTGGCACACCCCCGGCGAGGTCAACGGCAAGTTCACGCCGGACCAGATTTCCGCCGGCCTCAAGCCGCTCCTGAAGTTCCTCGCCGTGGTTCCCCGCGCCTCGGTGATCGTGGCCCACGGCACCGAAGCCAACCGCCTGGCCAACCTGCTGCTGAAGACCGAAGTTCCGCTGCTCTGGCGCCGCGGGCTGAAGACCTACAAGGTCCGCTCCCTCAGCGGCCGTGCGTTCGCCGGGACGCCCGCGCGGCAGGAACAGTACCTCGAGGAAATGCGCGTCGTCTACACCGACGCCATGGCCCGCACGGGGCTCGCGAAGGTCTAA
- a CDS encoding lipase family protein produces MKHPSVRVCAAIVLAAVLTFGCGAVAQAAPAPALTPATTANPLDFYSTPASLPANNGDLVRTEPSVFYVDPPKTIRAQASVQRIMYRSVNSSGAPVAVTGTVLVPYAAWTGSGPRPLVSYAAGTQGQGDQCAPSRAMATGEEYEGIFIAGLLARGYSVAVTDYEGLGTAGSHTYMARESQAHAVLDAARAAQRLGNPQIVPGGPVALAGYSQGGGASAAAVELAPQYAPELNLKGAYAGAVPADLPAVGRNLDGGLYTGFLLYAVTGMGAAGGLDLSPHLNAAGRAKLAATDNECTLQSLASSGFLNTAQLTVSGQKLSSLLELPELETVVAAQTIGNGRAPQVPVLLSHSVLDDVIPYDQGRQLAKRWCAAGSSVYFDVTAGATHIGGYAAAIPQAFIFLEHRFSNRSAVSNCWLYG; encoded by the coding sequence ATGAAGCATCCTTCTGTACGCGTCTGTGCGGCCATTGTGTTGGCCGCGGTTCTCACCTTCGGTTGTGGCGCGGTGGCCCAAGCCGCTCCGGCACCTGCCCTAACGCCGGCGACGACGGCCAACCCGCTCGACTTCTACAGCACCCCCGCCTCGCTTCCGGCCAACAACGGCGACCTGGTCCGGACGGAGCCGTCTGTCTTCTATGTCGATCCCCCCAAGACCATCCGGGCCCAGGCCTCCGTGCAGCGCATCATGTACCGGTCAGTGAACAGTTCCGGAGCGCCTGTCGCCGTGACCGGCACAGTGCTGGTGCCGTACGCGGCCTGGACCGGGTCCGGCCCGCGTCCGCTGGTCAGCTACGCCGCCGGAACCCAGGGGCAGGGGGACCAATGCGCACCGTCCCGGGCCATGGCCACCGGCGAGGAATACGAGGGGATCTTCATTGCCGGGCTGCTGGCGCGGGGCTACTCCGTAGCGGTGACCGACTATGAGGGTCTCGGCACGGCCGGCAGCCACACCTACATGGCGCGCGAATCGCAGGCACACGCCGTCCTCGACGCCGCCCGTGCCGCCCAGCGGTTGGGGAACCCTCAGATCGTCCCCGGCGGCCCGGTGGCGCTGGCCGGCTACTCCCAGGGCGGCGGCGCCTCTGCAGCCGCCGTCGAGCTTGCACCCCAATACGCTCCGGAATTGAACCTTAAGGGCGCGTACGCGGGGGCGGTCCCCGCTGACCTTCCCGCCGTTGGACGAAACCTCGACGGCGGCCTGTACACCGGGTTCCTGCTCTACGCGGTGACGGGCATGGGCGCCGCCGGCGGACTGGACCTGAGCCCCCACCTCAACGCCGCAGGGCGGGCGAAGCTGGCGGCGACAGACAACGAATGCACTTTGCAGTCGCTCGCCTCAAGCGGCTTCCTGAACACCGCGCAGCTCACGGTTTCGGGGCAGAAGCTGAGCTCGCTGCTGGAGCTTCCCGAGCTAGAAACCGTCGTTGCCGCACAGACGATCGGCAACGGCCGGGCGCCGCAGGTCCCCGTACTGCTCTCGCACAGCGTCCTCGATGACGTCATCCCCTACGACCAAGGCAGGCAGCTGGCCAAGCGCTGGTGCGCCGCCGGATCGTCGGTGTATTTCGATGTCACGGCCGGGGCCACCCACATCGGCGGCTACGCGGCCGCCATCCCGCAGGCGTTCATCTTCCTGGAGCACCGCTTCTCAAACCGGTCCGCAGTGAGCAACTGCTGGCTGTACGGCTAA
- a CDS encoding DUF3151 domain-containing protein: protein MSDEFRKNLMGPEPTLLPAETDVYAQLDAGAEALDLVEKHPTSSLLWAVLAEEAWSEGRTIDSYAYSRVGYHRGLDSLRRNGWRGVGPIPWEHEPNRGFLRALYSLGRASAAIGEAEEPERIEKFLNDSDPAAKAAIEGK, encoded by the coding sequence ATGTCCGACGAGTTCCGCAAGAACCTCATGGGCCCGGAGCCAACGCTCCTGCCTGCCGAGACCGACGTCTACGCGCAGCTGGACGCCGGCGCCGAAGCCCTGGACCTGGTGGAAAAGCACCCCACGTCGTCGCTGTTGTGGGCTGTCCTGGCGGAGGAGGCGTGGTCTGAGGGCCGCACCATCGATTCCTACGCCTACTCGCGCGTGGGCTACCACCGCGGGCTGGACTCCCTGCGCCGCAACGGCTGGCGCGGCGTGGGCCCCATCCCGTGGGAGCACGAACCCAACCGCGGCTTCCTGCGCGCGCTCTACTCGCTGGGCCGCGCGTCCGCGGCCATCGGCGAAGCCGAGGAACCGGAACGCATCGAGAAGTTCCTTAACGACTCGGACCCGGCAGCCAAGGCAGCCATCGAGGGTAAGTAG
- the fepG gene encoding iron-enterobactin ABC transporter permease, with translation MSVDFGKTAWQIRTPGGGISLRISRRTVAVGIPVVLLTIAVSVMALASGALEISVEQVLRAFTGTAESMAQTVVMEWRLPRVLMAVLFGAALGVSGGIFQSLTRNPLGSPDIIGFNTGAYTGALLVILTMGGSAIQIAGGALVGGLLTALGVYLLAYRRGIQGFRLIIVGIGVSAVLASVNHWIVLQAELEVAMSAAVWGAGSLNGISWEQAWPAAAVIAVALLASVFVVPSMRTLELGDDAARALGVRAEPVRIALVVLGVGLTAAVTAAAGPIAFVSLAAPQLARRMTASAGIALLPSALVGALLLAASDFAAQRLFSPIQLPVGVVTVSIGGIYLIWLLAREARKS, from the coding sequence GTGAGCGTCGATTTCGGAAAAACCGCCTGGCAGATCCGCACCCCCGGCGGCGGAATCAGCCTCCGCATCAGCCGCAGGACAGTCGCCGTGGGCATTCCGGTGGTACTCCTCACCATCGCGGTATCTGTCATGGCCCTCGCCAGCGGCGCACTGGAGATCAGCGTTGAGCAGGTCCTGCGCGCCTTCACGGGGACAGCGGAAAGCATGGCCCAGACCGTCGTTATGGAATGGCGGCTGCCGCGTGTCCTGATGGCGGTGCTGTTCGGCGCGGCACTGGGCGTGAGCGGCGGAATTTTCCAGTCGCTGACCCGCAACCCACTGGGCAGCCCGGACATCATCGGATTCAACACCGGAGCCTACACAGGCGCGCTGCTGGTCATCCTGACCATGGGAGGCAGTGCCATTCAGATCGCCGGCGGCGCACTGGTCGGCGGGCTGTTGACTGCCCTGGGCGTCTACCTTCTTGCTTACCGCCGCGGCATCCAGGGTTTCCGGCTGATCATCGTGGGCATCGGCGTCAGCGCCGTGCTGGCCTCGGTCAATCACTGGATCGTGCTGCAGGCTGAGCTTGAGGTGGCCATGAGCGCCGCCGTCTGGGGCGCGGGGTCCCTCAACGGCATCAGCTGGGAGCAGGCCTGGCCCGCGGCAGCCGTCATCGCCGTCGCACTCCTTGCCTCGGTCTTCGTGGTGCCCTCCATGCGCACCTTGGAACTGGGCGACGACGCTGCCAGGGCACTGGGAGTTCGCGCCGAACCGGTGCGGATCGCCCTGGTGGTGCTCGGCGTCGGACTTACCGCCGCCGTGACCGCAGCCGCCGGTCCCATTGCCTTCGTTTCGCTGGCCGCCCCGCAACTGGCCCGCCGGATGACCGCCAGTGCCGGTATCGCCCTGCTGCCGTCGGCCCTGGTCGGGGCGCTGCTCCTGGCAGCCAGCGACTTCGCGGCACAACGCCTGTTTTCGCCCATTCAACTGCCCGTGGGCGTCGTCACCGTATCCATCGGCGGTATTTATCTCATCTGGCTGCTGGCCAGGGAAGCGAGGAAGTCGTGA
- a CDS encoding iron chelate uptake ABC transporter family permease subunit gives MQQDTIPGESRPNAGTHFTVTAAAGVPAEMPPSPGAVRRGSWRLALLLAAVGALTGAALLSLAIGAKSIPLESVLQAFFAYADTADHAIILENRLPRTLLGIIAGMALGAAGALIQAITRNPLADPGVLGVNAGATFAIVIAVGVFGVSTMSGYVWFALGGAVLAAAAVYFIGSAGRNIVNPVRITLAGVALGAVLTGISSGLTLINPRAFDQLRSWSIGSLDSRSMDGVLVAAPFIGAGLLIAVVTTRGLNAVSLGDELATALGANSNRTRILGLVAITLLSGAATAAAGPIGFIGLMIPHVARWLIGPDQRWIMAYTLVLSPLLLLVADVLGRVVVPGELQVGIVTSFIGAPVLVALARRRKASAL, from the coding sequence ATGCAACAAGACACCATCCCCGGGGAATCACGGCCGAACGCCGGCACGCACTTCACTGTCACCGCCGCGGCTGGCGTCCCGGCAGAGATGCCGCCCAGCCCGGGCGCGGTGCGGCGGGGCAGCTGGCGGCTGGCCCTGCTGCTGGCCGCAGTTGGCGCCCTCACCGGCGCCGCGCTGCTCAGCCTCGCCATCGGCGCCAAGTCCATTCCGCTGGAGTCGGTGCTGCAGGCCTTCTTTGCCTATGCGGATACCGCGGACCACGCCATCATCCTGGAGAACCGCCTGCCGCGGACGTTGCTGGGCATCATCGCCGGGATGGCCCTGGGAGCGGCCGGCGCACTGATCCAGGCCATCACACGCAACCCGCTCGCTGACCCGGGCGTGCTGGGTGTTAACGCCGGGGCGACCTTTGCCATTGTGATAGCCGTAGGCGTCTTTGGCGTCTCCACAATGAGCGGATACGTGTGGTTCGCGCTGGGGGGCGCCGTGCTGGCAGCCGCGGCTGTGTACTTCATAGGCAGCGCCGGCCGGAACATCGTGAACCCTGTGCGGATCACCCTCGCGGGCGTGGCGCTGGGGGCGGTGCTGACAGGCATTTCCTCCGGGCTGACGCTCATTAACCCCCGGGCCTTCGACCAGCTGCGGTCCTGGAGCATCGGCTCGCTGGACAGCCGGTCCATGGACGGTGTCCTGGTGGCGGCGCCGTTCATCGGGGCGGGCCTGCTGATAGCCGTGGTCACCACCCGTGGCCTGAACGCGGTGTCGCTGGGCGACGAACTGGCCACCGCGCTGGGTGCCAACTCGAACCGGACCCGCATCCTGGGGCTCGTCGCCATCACCTTGCTCAGCGGTGCAGCCACCGCCGCGGCCGGCCCCATCGGCTTCATCGGCCTGATGATTCCGCATGTGGCCCGCTGGCTGATCGGGCCGGACCAGCGCTGGATCATGGCGTACACCCTGGTCCTTTCACCACTGCTCCTGCTGGTTGCTGATGTCCTGGGCCGGGTAGTGGTACCCGGCGAGCTCCAGGTGGGCATCGTGACATCCTTCATCGGCGCGCCCGTGCTGGTGGCCCTCGCCCGGCGCCGGAAGGCCAGTGCACTGTGA
- the fbaA gene encoding class II fructose-bisphosphate aldolase: MPIATPEIYSEMIDRAKAGGYAFPAVNVTSSQTLNAALRGFAEAESDGIVQVSTGGAAYWSGAATKDMVAGSLGFAAFAREVAKNYGVNIALHTDHCPKDKLDGFVLPLLAASEAEVKAGRNPIFNSHMWDGSHEPLNENLSTARELLERTAAAKMILEVEIGIVGGEEDGVENAINDKLYTTVEDALATIEALGAGENGRYITALTFGNVHGVYKPGGVKLRPEILKDIQAQVGAKLGKNSPFDLVFHGGSGSSDQEIADAVSYGVIKMNIDTDTQYAYTRPVVDHMFKNYDGVLKVDGEVGNKKLYDPRVWGASAEAGLSARVVEATKQLGSAGKTF, translated from the coding sequence ATGCCCATTGCAACCCCAGAGATCTACTCCGAGATGATCGACCGTGCCAAGGCCGGAGGCTATGCATTCCCGGCCGTCAACGTCACCTCCTCGCAGACGCTGAACGCCGCACTGCGCGGCTTCGCCGAGGCTGAGTCCGACGGCATCGTCCAGGTGTCCACCGGCGGAGCCGCCTACTGGTCCGGCGCGGCCACCAAGGACATGGTGGCCGGTTCGCTCGGCTTCGCCGCGTTCGCCCGGGAAGTTGCCAAGAACTACGGCGTCAACATTGCCCTCCACACCGACCACTGCCCCAAGGACAAGCTGGACGGCTTTGTCCTGCCGCTGCTCGCAGCTTCGGAGGCCGAGGTCAAGGCCGGCCGCAACCCGATCTTCAACTCGCACATGTGGGACGGTTCGCACGAGCCGCTCAACGAGAACCTCAGCACCGCGCGCGAACTGCTGGAACGCACCGCCGCCGCGAAGATGATCCTCGAAGTTGAAATCGGCATCGTGGGCGGCGAGGAAGACGGCGTGGAAAACGCCATCAACGACAAGCTGTACACCACGGTGGAGGACGCTCTGGCCACCATTGAAGCCCTCGGCGCCGGCGAGAACGGCCGCTACATCACGGCCCTGACCTTCGGCAACGTGCACGGTGTGTACAAGCCCGGTGGTGTGAAGCTGCGCCCGGAGATCCTCAAGGACATCCAGGCCCAAGTGGGAGCCAAACTCGGCAAGAACAGCCCGTTCGACCTCGTGTTCCACGGCGGCTCCGGTTCCTCCGACCAGGAGATCGCCGACGCCGTCTCCTATGGTGTGATCAAGATGAACATCGACACCGACACCCAGTACGCGTACACGCGTCCCGTGGTGGACCACATGTTCAAGAACTACGACGGCGTGCTTAAGGTTGACGGCGAAGTGGGCAACAAGAAGCTCTACGATCCGCGCGTCTGGGGTGCCTCCGCCGAGGCGGGCCTGTCCGCCCGCGTCGTCGAGGCAACCAAGCAGCTGGGTTCTGCTGGAAAGACCTTCTAG
- a CDS encoding ABC transporter substrate-binding protein, with product MKIDDSVTEHDSARTRTRVRSTSLKVAGALLVLGMLAGCGSATTASGTAGNAEVATGGSKFTTADAETAKLGSDAEASEFPRVIKHANGETTLDKKPERIVVLDTGELDALVSLGITPVGMPTTEGANAVPGYLADKVAGVETVGTIQDLNLEAIAALKPDLIIGSKLRADKLYPQLSQIAPTVFSIRPGFPWKENFLLAGEALGEETRAVAALNAYQAKADELKAAVPDDQKVSLVRFLPGKIRLYANKSLIGVILKDAGIARPENQDIDELAAEISAENIGDADADWIFYSSYGEPSATGETSVVEGAVWPRLEAVKSGHAKAVSDDTWFLGLGPTGASLIQDELKDLLTAG from the coding sequence GTGAAAATTGACGATTCAGTGACGGAGCACGACTCCGCACGCACCCGCACTCGCGTACGAAGCACCAGCCTCAAAGTCGCCGGTGCCCTGCTGGTTCTTGGCATGCTGGCCGGCTGTGGCAGTGCCACCACCGCTTCCGGCACCGCCGGCAACGCAGAAGTCGCCACCGGCGGATCCAAGTTCACCACGGCCGACGCCGAGACTGCCAAGCTGGGCAGCGACGCCGAGGCCAGCGAATTCCCCCGCGTCATCAAGCACGCCAATGGCGAGACCACCCTCGACAAAAAGCCGGAGCGCATCGTGGTCCTGGACACCGGCGAGCTCGACGCCCTGGTGTCCCTGGGCATCACTCCGGTGGGCATGCCCACCACGGAAGGTGCCAACGCGGTCCCCGGCTACCTGGCTGACAAGGTGGCCGGCGTGGAAACTGTGGGCACTATCCAGGACCTGAACCTCGAGGCGATCGCCGCACTGAAGCCGGATCTCATCATCGGCAGCAAGCTGCGCGCGGACAAGCTCTACCCGCAGCTTTCCCAGATTGCTCCCACCGTCTTCAGCATCCGCCCGGGCTTTCCGTGGAAGGAAAACTTCCTGCTGGCCGGCGAGGCGCTGGGCGAGGAGACCAGGGCGGTTGCCGCCCTCAACGCCTACCAGGCCAAGGCCGACGAACTGAAGGCTGCAGTCCCGGACGACCAGAAGGTTTCCTTGGTCCGCTTCTTGCCGGGCAAGATCCGCCTCTACGCCAACAAGTCGCTCATCGGCGTGATCCTGAAGGACGCCGGCATCGCCCGGCCGGAGAACCAGGACATTGACGAGCTGGCCGCGGAGATCTCCGCCGAGAACATCGGCGACGCCGATGCCGACTGGATCTTCTACAGCAGCTACGGCGAGCCCTCCGCCACCGGGGAAACCTCTGTTGTTGAGGGCGCCGTCTGGCCCCGCCTCGAGGCCGTCAAGTCCGGCCACGCCAAGGCCGTCAGCGATGACACCTGGTTCCTGGGCCTCGGTCCCACCGGCGCTTCGCTGATCCAGGACGAACTCAAGGACCTGCTTACCGCGGGCTGA